Below is a genomic region from Streptomyces roseoviridis.
AGATCCCGTGACGTCGCGATCAGCGGCGGGGCCGAGGGGAACAGGGCCGCGTACATCGGCGATAGGGAGGCAATTCGTTGAGCGAGGAACCCGTGTTCGTCCCGAGCAGGTGGGGGACCGGCCGGTACGTCTACAACCACAGAAGCCCAGTGGGCCTCGCGCTGATCGCCCTCACCTCGCTCGTCGCGCTGGGAGTGCTGATCGGTATGCAGGCCGAGTCCACCTGGAGCGAGAGCGAACTCCGCGACGCCGTTCGCGAGGGCGTCCAGGGCCTGGAAGGCAAGCGGCACTACACGAGCCTGGAGAGCGACCACGGCCTGCTGATCACCGAGGCGATGCGGGAGAGCGGCATCGGCCCGGGGCACGGCGTCGACACCCGCCAGGGGGACGGTGGTGGGTACACCGTCAGCACGGAGGACACCGACGGGGAGTACTGCGTCCGCGTCACGTTCACCCTGGACGATCAGCCCCCCGTCGTCCTTCCCGGAGCCGAGGACAGGCCGCCCCCCGGCCCGGGCATGCTTGCCTTCTACCTCTCCCACGCGACCGCGAGCAAGGGGCGCTGCCCCTGATGTGGAGAACTCCTGCCGGGATCCGCGCCGCCCATGCTGACCCCTTGCTGACCCTGAGGCCGGACGCAGGCCGGTGACCTGAGGAAATCTCCGGGCTGTGCGACTTGTGGCGGAACTTCGTCCCCCGCTCACCATGCCCGACGCCGCCCGGCCGGGGTCTGTCCGCCTCCTCATCCCCGTGTGGACGAGTTCCCCGACCGGGCGGGTCCTGACTCAGCGCCAGGTCTGGTTACGGTTGTAGTAGCACTGGATCGTCCGCAGCCCGTACTGGCTGTCGTCCAGGCACTCGCCCGTGGCCTGGCTCTGGAAGGTCACCTGGTCACCGCTCTTGTGCGCGAACCAGCTCTGCTCGCGCGAGGAGTTGCAGGCCCGGGTGGCGAGCGTGACGCCGTCGTCGTAGAGGCACTCGTTGGTCGCGAGGTTCCGGAGCTGACGGGTGCCGTCGTTCCAGACGTGCACGTTCCACTTCTGGTAGACCCCGCCGTTGCAGCCGTAGCCGCGCAGGCCGTACTGCTGGCTGTCGTCGAGGCAGGATCCGGTGGCCATGTTCGCGAACGTCTGGACCACGTCGGTCGCGCCCGTCGTGCGCAGGGCACCGGCTGTGACGGCCGTGTCGGTGTGGGCGGCCGGCCGGGTCACCGGTTGCGCCGACACCGTCGTGGTGCCGGCGGCGAGGAATCCGGCCGCGGCCAGAAGCGTGAGGGTCCCCTTGTGGAAGGAATGCAGACGCATCTCTCTTCTCCTCTCGTCATGCCACCGCGAGCGACTCCGGCGGCCCTTCGTCAAACGGCTCCGCAGCACGCCTGTCGACTTCCGGCGTGGCCGGTTGACGCGGGCTCACCGTAGGTCTGCGATCGGTGGTGAGGCCAAGCTTTCGAGCCCCGTCGAAAGCATCGGAACGAGCGGCGTGGAGTCCGTCTGCGGGCGGTCCATCACAGGGGGCGCGCGCCCGGCTCCAGCAAGGCCATGCCCATCGGCGTCACCGTGTGGAGGACCGCCTTGCCTTCGCGTCGCGTGGTGAGCAGGCCGGCGTTGCGGAGCACGGAGGTGTGGTGGCTCACGGTCGCCGGCGAGATGCCGAGCCGACGTGCCAGATCCGTGGTGCCACGACCGACCGCCACCGCCTCCAGGATCGCGGCGCGTGTACGTCCCAGCAGGTCCTCCAGCGCCTGAGCGGTGGACGCTCCGCCGCCCTCCCACAGCGTGCTGCCCACCAGGGCATCGGTGACGGTCGGGACGGCGAGGACGGGGGCCTCGGCCGGATCCCGTGTGGGCTGCATCAGCTCGGCCCGTCCGGCGGAGAACATCGTGGGGGCGATGACGAGACCGCGTCCGTTCAAATGGACGTCGGCCTCGTGCGGATGCTCCAGTTCGAGGACCGGCGGCCGCCAGCGCAGCATCGGGCCGCAGAGGATCTTCAGCAGCTGCTCGACCCCGCCTTCGATCATCGCGTTCGCATACGCGGCGCGGGCCTCGGCCAGATGCGTGCGCACCCTGACCCAGTGCGGAGCGACGGTCACGCCGTGGCACGCCCGTAAGGCGGCGGTGACGTGGAGCCATGCCTCACGGTCGCCGTCCACCAGGCTGCGGGCCCAGGCGCGGTGCGCGGGAGAGAAGCGGATGTTCTCGAATTCGAGGCGGAGCAGGTTCCGGGGAGCGCCGAGCAGTCGGTCCACCGCCTCCTCGATGTGCACCGAGTCGCCCGCCAGGCTTCTCACGTCGACATCGGGCCCCAGGGACGGCAGCAGCGCGAGGAGGGGACGTGCCCGTTCGTCCAGGCGTCCCCGTACCGAAACCTGCCAGCGCCGGAAGCCGAGGCCGACCTCAGGGGCGTGCAGCAGCTTCACGCTGTCGAGCGTCTCGGCCGCCGCGCCGATCGTCCCGGCCACTCGGATCCGCATCAGGTCCTGGTCCGTGAAGTGGATCCGTTTCACCGAGCATTCCGTTTCCGTGTTCCCGTTCGCACACATCACTCTCGGGCACGGGCCGGTCGCCGCACAACGACCAATCAGGCCAGACGCCACCCGACACCCAAGCCTGCTCGGTGCGTCTTCTCCGTACACGCGCCTTCCGTGCCATCCGGCGCGTTCCTGAGCGTGCCCCGCGCAACCGGGCGCCCCCTGTCGATGCGCTGACCCGCTGCCCCGAGGTCGCTGCCCGGCGCCGGACCTCCGGGGGGCAGGGCGTGCGGGCCGGGCATAGCCTGAGGTTGTCCCGGGTGTCTCGCACGACGGGAGACGTGATGACATTTGTACAGGTCATCGACTGCAGGACCAGCAGAGCCGATGAGTTGAACAGGCTGATGGACGCCTGGGTCGAGGCGACCCAGGGTAAGCGGACCGCCACCCATTCGATCATGGGGCGGGACCGCGCCGACTCCACCCACGTGGTGGAGATCGTCGAATTCCCTTCCTACGAGGAGGCGATGAAGAACTCGAACCTGCCCGAGACCGACCGGATCTTCCGGGAGATGGTCGCCCTGTGTGACGGTGAGCCGTCCTTCACGGACCTCGACGTGATGCGTGACGAGCAGCTCAACAAGATCGTGGTCCGGAGCTTCTTCGAGGAGGTGATCAACGGGAAGAACGTGGACGCCGCGGACGCGATCTGCACCGCCGACTACCGCGAGCACGATCCTTCCCTGTCCTCGTACGACATCGGGCTCGAACAGGCGAAGGCCGAGAACCGGGAGATCATCGCCGCCTTCGAGCCGACGGCGACGATGGAGAGCATGGTCGCCGAGGGCGACCTGGTGTGCGTCCGCGTGTCGTTCAAGGGGCGGCACGTCGGCTCGTACCAGGGCATGGAGGCCACTGGCCGGGAGGTCTCCGGAACGGCGCACGCGAGCTTCCGCTGTGAGGGCGGCAGGATCGCGGAATCCTGGTGGAACTTCGACGACCTCGGACTGATGAAGCAGCTCGGCGTGCTGGAGGACTGACCGGCCGGCTCGTGCCCCGCGGGCACGGCGGCGATCGACCCCGTGGAAGGGGCCGTCCAGCACGCCTGAGATGCCGTGATCACACCGGCCACGGCGGGAGCCTCGCATGGTTCCCGCCGTGGCCGACCCGCTGTGCTCGCCCGGACCGGGGGCGCGCCGACGGTGTCGGGCCCGGATTCCGGGCGTGGGCCCTCGGGGTTTCCTGCTTCCGGCGGGCGGATCAGTCCGTGGACAGCGCTTCGAGGAGGTCGCCGACCTTCGGGTCGGGCAGGGCGCGGGCGACGTCGGCCTGGGCCACGATGCCGACCAGACGGTGGCCGTCGGGAACTCGTCTGCCCCGAGGACGCGGCGGGTAACGCGGCTCCCCGGCCGACCACTCCACAGCGGGAAGCGCGGGCCGGGACGAGCACCCGCCGGAGATGATGGTTGCCGTTTGACAATAATGACCATGAGGCAACAAAGTATCCGAGTCGGACGCACGGGGAAGGACCAGGAATGCTCCGGTGGGCGGAGATCGCTCCGTGTGCTGGTCACCTTCACCGAAAGGCGACGGTGACCGTGGCGCCGCACGGCGTCGTTCAGGCGGTCCGGCCGTCGACGTCGAGGGGGGCGCCGTGTATCTGCGCCGCCGCGGTGGAGCAGAACGCCTCCAGCCCCTCCAGCAGCGCGACGCGCTTGGCGGCGGGCATGCCGGCCAGCACCGTCCGCAGTTCCCGCTCCCGGCGGGCGCGCAGCTCGGCGAGGAAGGCCCGCCCCGGGCCGCTGAGGTGCAGGCGCACCTCGCGTCGGTCCTCCGGGCTCACGACCCGCTCGACCAGTCCCGCGGCCTGCAGCCGGTCGCACAGGCGGCTGGTGGACGGCGGTGTCGAGGCGAGGCTCTCGGCGAGGGTGCGCAGGTTGATGCCGTCGTGGTGCTCCAGGATGTGCAGGGCACGCAGCTGGGACGCGGAGGTGGGTGCGGTCGACGCCCGGCCCCACACGACTTCCAGCAGCTCGACGGCCGTCGTGGTCACACGCGCGACCTCGTCGGGCTCGGGGCGGCGGAAGACGGTCACGGTCACACTCTCGCGGGCACTGGGGTGCCTGTCAGCGTACTAGGCGCACGCCGGGCTGTGGATGCCCGTGAGGCCGATGTGTCCCGTTCGGGGGCCCGACCTCGTGATCGAGGTGCGAGCCTCTGTGGAGAAGGATGGGTGTTATCCCGATTATGGACGGATTCCTGGCCGCTGAGCGCGCGCTGCGCACAGCGGCTCCCGATGCGTTGCTCGATGCCGTACGCGCCGTGCTGGCCGAGCGCTACGGCGCGGAGGATGCCGAACTGTACATGGCCGACTACGGCCTGACGGTGCTTCAGCCGGTGTCCGTGCTCCCGCACGCCCTGGGTGCGGTGCCGCTGAACAACAGCCCGGCCGGCCGCGCTTTCGGTGCGCAGGAGCCGTATCGGGAGGACATCGGCAACGGCCGTGACCGGCTGCATCTGCCGGTCAGCGTCCGGGGTGACCGGCTCGGGGTGCTGTCGGTGACCTTCCCTGAAGGCGGGGCCGCGCGCCGGTGGGAGACGGAGCTCGCGGAGATCGCCGGGGTCCTCGGGCGCGAGGTGGTGGTGGCCGAGCGGGACACCGACCTCTATCTCCAGGCCCGCCGCAAGGACCGGCTGACCCTGGCCGCCGAGATGCAGTGGCAGCTGCTGCCCGGCCGTTCGTGTTCGCGGCCCGAGTACGAGCTGGGGGCCCAGCTGGAGCCGGCGTACGCGATCTTCGGGGACAACTTCGACTGGTCGGCCACCGCCGACCGTCTGATGCTGTACGTCACCAACGGCATGGGGGAGGGGATAGAGGCGGCGTTGCTGACGAACCTGGCCATCAACGCCCTGCGCAACGCGCGGCGTGCCGGCATCTCCATCGCCGACCAGGCGGCCCTGGCCGACCAGGCCGTCTACGCCCACTACCGGGGCCGTTGCCACCTGTCCGTCCTGATGTGCGACTTCGACCTGACCACCGGGCGAGCGAGCGTGGTGGACGCGGGCTCGCCCCAGCTGCTGCGCCTGCGCGACGGGGTGGTGGAGCGCGTCGACTTCGAGGCCCAGCTGCCGCTGGGGATGTTCGAGGAGACGGACTACGTGACCCAGGACTTCCAGGTCGAGCCGGGGGACCGGCTCGTCTTCGTCAGCGACGGCGTGCACGCGGTGGCCTCTCCCCGAGGCGAGGCGTACGGGAACGCGGCTCTCGCCCGCGCCATCCAGTCCACCCGCCTGCTGCCCGCCGCCGAGGTGCCGCGCGCGATCCTGAGGGAGCTGACCGGTCACCGTGGCAGGCCCGCACCGGACGACGACGCCTTGATCGTCTGCCTCGACTGGCGGGGAAGGCACGTCGCCCCCTGAGCGGAGGCCGACATCGCGGTCGCGTGCCGTCCCGCTCCTCGCCCCCGCTATGGTTGCCACGACGCAACCATGACGTGGTCGCTCGCCGGACGACCAGCCCGCCGGGTTGACGGCTGCTGTCGTACACGCCGGCATCCGCCGGACAGCGGCCGCCGGGACGCACGATCCCCACCCGGCGGCGAGCCGGGTGGAAGCCGTCCCCGCGAGGTAGCGTGGAAGCCGTAAGGCGAGAGGGTGTCCCCAGTGAAAACCTTTGATCTGCTTCCGTCCGCCGAAGCCCAACTGCGTGCCGCCGCCCCCCACGCTCTGCTCGCCACGGCCGCCCGCATCCTCACCGAACAGGCGGGAGCCGAAGAGGCGACCGTCCTCCTCGCCGACTACGGCCTGTCCGTCCTGCAGCCGGTCTCCGAGCTGCCGCACACCGCGGCACCGGTCCCGGCCCACGACGGTCCCGCCGGCAGCGCCTTCGTCCAGCAGAGCCCGGTCGTCGAGGTCCTCCGTGACCCGGCCGGTCACCTCGTGCACCTGCCCATCACCGTGCGTGGTGACCGGCTCGGCATCCTCACCGTGCGTCTGCCCGCCGGCAGAGCCGACGCGGACACCGTTCTGAAACTGGGCTCCTTCGCGACGGCCCTGGGGCACGAGCTCCTCACCGCGGACCGTGACACCGACCTCTACATGCAGGCCCGCCGAACGCGCCGCCTCACGCTGGCCGCCGAGATGCAGTGGGAGCTCCTTCCGGGCCGCGGCTGCGCCCGGGACGAGTACACGATCGGAGCGCACCTCGAGCCCGCCTACGCCATCGGGGGCGACAACTTCGACTGGTCGACCAGCGCCGACCACCTCGTCCTCACGGTCACCGACGGCATGGGCCAGGGCATCGAGGCGTCACTGCTGACCAGCCTCACCGTCGGAGCGCTGCGCAACGCGCGCCGCGCCGGCATCGGCCTGGCCGACCAGGCATCGCTCGCCGACCAGGCGGTCTACGCGCAGTACGGCGGCAAGGCCTACGCCTCCACGCTCCTGCTGCGGTTCGACCTGGCCGACGGCACCGTGCACGCCGTCGACGCCGGCTCCCCGCAGCTCTTCCACCAGCGCGACGGCCGCACCGCACGCATCGAACTGGAAGCGCAGCTCCCGCTGGGCATGTTCGAGGAAACGGTCTACACGGAACAGACGTTCCACGTCGAGCCGGGGGACCGCCTCATCGTGGTCAGCAGCGGCGTGCACAACACCCGCTCCGCCACCGGCGACCTCTTCGGGGAGCGCGTCCTGCGGCAGATCCTCGGCGCCACCCGCCCCGAGCCTCCCCACGAGACCGCCCGCGCGGTCGTCTCCGGGCTCGTGGAGCACTTCGGCAGCAGCGAACTGACGTCCGATGCCGCGGTGGTCTGTCTCGACTGGACGGGCCGTCCCCGCTGACCCGGCGCGGTCACGGCCGATCCGTCACCCGGGACGTCCCGTGCCGAGCGGCGAGGAAGGCGCGCAGGCCCCGGGCCAGCGCCTCCCGTTCGGACGATCCCATCCTCGCCACGACGTCGGCGAGCGCCCGGGACCTGTGCGAGACCACCTCGTCCCACATCTGACGGCCGTAGACCGTCAGACTCAGCTGCAGTTCACGCCGTTTCCCGGGGCGCGGTACGCGCTCCAGAAGTCCTGCGGCTGCCAGCCGGTCGCACAACCGGCTGGCAGTCGGCAGCGTGATGTCCATGGCCTCCGCCAGGGCGGTGAGATTGAGACCCGGTGCCGACCGCAGGATCCCCAGGGCCCGTAGCTGGTGCTGCGACAGCCGCAGGCTCGCCTGCCGGCTCGCAGAGGACCACAGGTGCGTCAGCCCCTCGACGGCGTCGGCGATCTCCCGCGCGAGGGACGCCGGACGCTCGCCCGGTTCCCTCGGCGGGTCCGCCTCCTGGTGCGCGCCCGGCCCCGTCACAGCCGCCGGTGGCCCACGAGATCCCCTCCTGGATCGTCGGCCAGCATGATCGTCGTGCTGATGCGCTTGCCCACCGGCTCGCGGCGGATGGCGAAGCTCTGTCCGACCGCCATGACGATCTCCAGGCCGTGCTGCCCGATCCTGGAGGGATCGGCCGCGAGGACGACCGGCAGCGTCGGATTGCTGTCCCACACGGCCACTTCGACCGCGCCGCCCACGACCCGCAGGTCGAGCAGGCACGGACCGGGTGCGTACTTGCGCGCGTTGGTCACCAGCTCACTGACCACCAGCTGTACGACGCTCATCGCGCGCCCGGACACCGGCAGTCCGTGCACGGCCTGCACGTCGGTGAGGAAGCCGCGGGCCAGAGCCCGGGCCACGGCGATCCCGTCATCGCCCTCCAACGCCGCGGAGACCGTCACGACGCTGTCCGACAGCGAGACTCCGCCCTCGCCACCTGCTGTCTTCTCCATGCTGTCCGCCCCGCACTCGTGCCCGTACGTCCCACCCCGTCTACCCCCGAATCGGAACGGCAGACACGTGCGCACGGTTCGGATCCGCGCCGGGATCCGGCATCAGGACATCGGGGCCGTCAGTCGTTCGGCTCCTTGTCGAAGTCCCGGTCGAAGTCCTTCGCGCAGGCGTCTCGTTCGGACTGCGTCTTGGCGTGCTGCACACAGTCGTCGAAGTTCTTGAACTCGTCCGAGTTGAGGACCGAGGCGCCGATGGCCAGGATCACGACGGAGGCGAGCAGGCCCAGCCCGCCGAGAACGGCGCCGACGAGCGACATCGTGCCGCGACCGCCGTCGCCGCGGCGCGCCTTGCGCGCGCCGATGATGCCGAGGACCAGGGCGCCGAGGCCGAGCAGGATGCCGCCGAGAACGGTCCAGAAGAGCAGGACCGCCGCGATGCCGAGGACGAGCGCGGCGATGGCCAGGCCGCTGCTGCGCTTCGCGCCCACGGGCGGGCTGGTCCGCGTGGAGC
It encodes:
- a CDS encoding MarR family transcriptional regulator, which gives rise to MTTTAVELLEVVWGRASTAPTSASQLRALHILEHHDGINLRTLAESLASTPPSTSRLCDRLQAAGLVERVVSPEDRREVRLHLSGPGRAFLAELRARRERELRTVLAGMPAAKRVALLEGLEAFCSTAAAQIHGAPLDVDGRTA
- a CDS encoding PP2C family protein-serine/threonine phosphatase, which encodes MDGFLAAERALRTAAPDALLDAVRAVLAERYGAEDAELYMADYGLTVLQPVSVLPHALGAVPLNNSPAGRAFGAQEPYREDIGNGRDRLHLPVSVRGDRLGVLSVTFPEGGAARRWETELAEIAGVLGREVVVAERDTDLYLQARRKDRLTLAAEMQWQLLPGRSCSRPEYELGAQLEPAYAIFGDNFDWSATADRLMLYVTNGMGEGIEAALLTNLAINALRNARRAGISIADQAALADQAVYAHYRGRCHLSVLMCDFDLTTGRASVVDAGSPQLLRLRDGVVERVDFEAQLPLGMFEETDYVTQDFQVEPGDRLVFVSDGVHAVASPRGEAYGNAALARAIQSTRLLPAAEVPRAILRELTGHRGRPAPDDDALIVCLDWRGRHVAP
- a CDS encoding DUF4190 domain-containing protein codes for the protein MSFSDHSDSPYGSTRTSPPVGAKRSSGLAIAALVLGIAAVLLFWTVLGGILLGLGALVLGIIGARKARRGDGGRGTMSLVGAVLGGLGLLASVVILAIGASVLNSDEFKNFDDCVQHAKTQSERDACAKDFDRDFDKEPND
- a CDS encoding MarR family winged helix-turn-helix transcriptional regulator, whose protein sequence is MTGPGAHQEADPPREPGERPASLAREIADAVEGLTHLWSSASRQASLRLSQHQLRALGILRSAPGLNLTALAEAMDITLPTASRLCDRLAAAGLLERVPRPGKRRELQLSLTVYGRQMWDEVVSHRSRALADVVARMGSSEREALARGLRAFLAARHGTSRVTDRP
- a CDS encoding metalloregulator ArsR/SmtB family transcription factor — translated: MKRIHFTDQDLMRIRVAGTIGAAAETLDSVKLLHAPEVGLGFRRWQVSVRGRLDERARPLLALLPSLGPDVDVRSLAGDSVHIEEAVDRLLGAPRNLLRLEFENIRFSPAHRAWARSLVDGDREAWLHVTAALRACHGVTVAPHWVRVRTHLAEARAAYANAMIEGGVEQLLKILCGPMLRWRPPVLELEHPHEADVHLNGRGLVIAPTMFSAGRAELMQPTRDPAEAPVLAVPTVTDALVGSTLWEGGGASTAQALEDLLGRTRAAILEAVAVGRGTTDLARRLGISPATVSHHTSVLRNAGLLTTRREGKAVLHTVTPMGMALLEPGARPL
- a CDS encoding ester cyclase — translated: MTFVQVIDCRTSRADELNRLMDAWVEATQGKRTATHSIMGRDRADSTHVVEIVEFPSYEEAMKNSNLPETDRIFREMVALCDGEPSFTDLDVMRDEQLNKIVVRSFFEEVINGKNVDAADAICTADYREHDPSLSSYDIGLEQAKAENREIIAAFEPTATMESMVAEGDLVCVRVSFKGRHVGSYQGMEATGREVSGTAHASFRCEGGRIAESWWNFDDLGLMKQLGVLED
- a CDS encoding RICIN domain-containing protein, with protein sequence MRLHSFHKGTLTLLAAAGFLAAGTTTVSAQPVTRPAAHTDTAVTAGALRTTGATDVVQTFANMATGSCLDDSQQYGLRGYGCNGGVYQKWNVHVWNDGTRQLRNLATNECLYDDGVTLATRACNSSREQSWFAHKSGDQVTFQSQATGECLDDSQYGLRTIQCYYNRNQTWR
- a CDS encoding PP2C family protein-serine/threonine phosphatase, producing MSPVKTFDLLPSAEAQLRAAAPHALLATAARILTEQAGAEEATVLLADYGLSVLQPVSELPHTAAPVPAHDGPAGSAFVQQSPVVEVLRDPAGHLVHLPITVRGDRLGILTVRLPAGRADADTVLKLGSFATALGHELLTADRDTDLYMQARRTRRLTLAAEMQWELLPGRGCARDEYTIGAHLEPAYAIGGDNFDWSTSADHLVLTVTDGMGQGIEASLLTSLTVGALRNARRAGIGLADQASLADQAVYAQYGGKAYASTLLLRFDLADGTVHAVDAGSPQLFHQRDGRTARIELEAQLPLGMFEETVYTEQTFHVEPGDRLIVVSSGVHNTRSATGDLFGERVLRQILGATRPEPPHETARAVVSGLVEHFGSSELTSDAAVVCLDWTGRPR
- a CDS encoding ATP-binding protein; its protein translation is MEKTAGGEGGVSLSDSVVTVSAALEGDDGIAVARALARGFLTDVQAVHGLPVSGRAMSVVQLVVSELVTNARKYAPGPCLLDLRVVGGAVEVAVWDSNPTLPVVLAADPSRIGQHGLEIVMAVGQSFAIRREPVGKRISTTIMLADDPGGDLVGHRRL